A genomic stretch from Microcebus murinus isolate Inina chromosome 19, M.murinus_Inina_mat1.0, whole genome shotgun sequence includes:
- the MMD2 gene encoding monocyte to macrophage differentiation factor 2, translated as MFAPRLLDFQKTKYARFMNHRVPAHKRYQPTEYEHAANCATHAFWIIPSILGSSNLYFLSDDDWETISAWIYGLGLCGLFVVSTVFHTVSWKKSHLRMVEHCLHMFDRMVIYFFIAASYAPWLNLRELGPWASHMRWLVWIMASVGTVYVFFFHERYKLVELLCYVVMGFFPALVILSMPNTEGIWELVTGGLFYCLGMVFFKSDGRIPFAHAIWHLFVAFGAGTHYYAIWRYLYLPSTLQTKVSK; from the exons GTTCATGAACCACCGCGTCCCTGCCCACAAGAGGTACCAGCCCACGGAGTACGAACATGCGGCCAACTGTGCCACCCACGCT TTCTGGATCATTCCCAGCATCCTCGGCAGCTCCAACCTCTACTTCCTGTCGGACGACGACTGGGAGACCATTTCTGCCTGGATCTACGGCCTCGGCCTCTGCGGGCTCTTCGTGGTGTCCACCGTGTTCCACACTGTCTCCTGGAAGAAGAGCCACCTCAG GATGGTGGAGCACTGCCTGCACATGTTCGACCGGATGGTCATCTATTTCTTCATAGCGGCCTCCTACGCACCCTG GCTGAACCTCCGGGAGCTGggcccctgggcctcccacaTGCGTTGGCTGGTCTGGATCATGGCCTCTGTCGGCACCGTCTATGTCTTCTTCTTCCACGAGCG GTACAAACTTGTGGAGCTGCTCTGCTACGTCGTGATGGGCTTCTTCCCCGCCCTGGTCATCCTGTCAATG CCCAACACCGAGGGCATCTGGGAGCTGGTGACCGGAGGGCTGTTCTACTGCCTGGGCATGGTGTTCTTCAAGAGTGACGGCAGGATCCCCTTTGCTCACGCCATCTGGCACCTCTTTGTGGCATTCGGTGCTGGTACCCACTACTATGCCATCTGGAGGTACCTCTATCTACCCAGCACCCTGCAGACCAAGGTGTCCAAATGA